A stretch of the Conger conger chromosome 3, fConCon1.1, whole genome shotgun sequence genome encodes the following:
- the LOC133124103 gene encoding gap junction alpha-3 protein-like → MADWNLLGKLLEKAQEHSTVVGKVWLTVLFIFRIMILGAAAEKVWGDEMSGFTCDTKQPGCQNVCYDKTFPISHIRFWVLQIIFVSTPTLIYLGHILHLVRMEEKVKQREKELAQHGHGHAQALLPNGKPRKPSVRDDQGRIRLQGVLLRTYVFNIIFKTLFEVAFIVGQYFLYGFQLKPLYTCDRWPCPNMVNCYISRPTEKTIFILFMLVVACVSLLLNLIEMYHLGFKRCRQGIRYRRSLLAYEDGSKPPSENAVPCAPGYNFFPQNPPGQNPFPSGPGFVIPALGEPGGPLNPYSTKSAYKQNRDNFAVERGDRTEERPRPARDGGSSGGSGEDSGEGSAPGSTPGSPAEKQRRYSQSSRRSNQRTRKDDLRI, encoded by the coding sequence ATGGCGGACTGGAACCTGCTGGGGAAGCTTCTGGAAAAGGCCCAGGAGCACTCAACCGTGGTGGGAAAGGTGTGGCTGACGGTCCTCTTCATTTTTCGCATCATGATTCTGGGCGCGGCTGCGGAGAAGGTGTGGGGTGATGAGATGTCAGGCTTCACCTGTGACACCAAGCAGCCTGGTTGTCAGAACGTCTGCTACGACAAAACCTTTCCCATCTCGCACATCCGCTTCTGGGTGCTGCAGATCATCTTCGTCTCCACTCCGACGCTGATCTACCTCGGCCACATTCTCCACCTTGTGCGTATGGAGGAAAAGGTGAAGCAGAGGGAGAAGGAGTTGGCTCAGCACGGCCATGGTCACGCGCAAGCGCTGCTGCCCAACGGCAAGCCCAGGAAGCCGTCCGTCCGGGATGACCAAGGTCGTATCCGCCTTCAGGGGGTGCTGCTGCGCACCTACGTCTTCAACATCATCTTCAAGACCCTGTTTGAGGTGGCCTTTATTGTGGGCCAGTACTTCCTCTATGGCTTCCAGCTGAAGCCTCTCTACACCTGCGATCGCTGGCCTTGCCCCAACATGGTCAACTGCTACATCTCGCGGCCCACCGAGAAGACCATCTTCATCCTGTTCATGCTGGTGGTGGCCTGCGTCTCGCTGCTGCTGAACCTCATTGAGATGTACCATCTGGGCTTCAAAAGGTGCCGGCAGGGGATCCGGTACCGACGCTCGTTGCTGGCATACGAGGACGGCTCCAAGCCACCGAGCGAGAATGCGGTGCCCTGCGCGCCTGGCTACAACTTCTTCCCCCAGAACCCCCCTGGCCAGAACCCGTTCCCATCAGGGCCCGGGTTTGTTATACCCGCCCTGGGTGAACCCGGCGGCCCGTTGAACCCTTACAGCACCAAGAGTGCGTACAAGCAGAACCGTGACAACTTTGCTGTGGAGCGGGGCGACAGGACGGAAGAACGCCCCAGGCCTGCAAGGGACGGAGGCTCCTCTGGTGGGTCTGGTGAGGATTCTGGGGAAGGATCTGCCCCAGGCTCCACCCCAGGGTCGCCAGCGGAGAAGCAGAGGAGGTACAGCCAATCCAGCAGGCGCAGCAACCAGAGGACTAGAAAGGATGACCTGAGGatctga
- the LOC133123522 gene encoding uncharacterized protein LOC133123522, whose amino-acid sequence MVVERQFQSSFSVTKRVIIYKLLILEQIRNTLEKELRTFTGKANEAVQDFLNMTDAKATRDCTELITNLNFKCNIMNQLATFFQELKAGIEPPCGLKITAVTGTLFPCVPSTPVSHCTSGSREIRVSDMLHFGPMLQNALMATSITNAVQTFGAMLSLRHIQLALGSQPEVVLCSTSSSCEVNIQVCDSLSGDERESVPVAIDCERVYPLEAPRRHPGLKKGFEDARAALAEKVKTVVQHISPQFPDWGQGNCLRVQHQKQTSSQLIHFIRRSRDTDCLVQVAFFKGKPSAKSRPVTNEQAADKESKVTVSLEKQQFSSLVPVFKLKRNSSAGSLIYSCVVATKCELWDVADIFTEEACCVSERPLGQDRESPVDCSGDSYFEVLGLSRQGASSATHDVISVTPAPASRVDPAARIPEFKIRKFEEMEVTVSHLISPGEFYVQHVSSELQQLSRMMDGLKSHSSLAQLNCVPDMGTCVAGWFPEHQLWCRAQVLRICGMQAEASQTVGEGEGTGGDSRHIELEVRRMDFGDTARVPLYHLRELDALSAAVPRQALQVALANVSPVNGQDWTPDAVSWFKDKVNGRTLYARLYSQGKDFRIELFMEKGKIGAMRRGSSLSLRLAQNGHAHHANLKRMKGSLLDRTRGKVSQWERHLISCYSQNLEAKMNWASFYAVISGVNRHSTGIGRIWLSVLFIFRILVLVVAAESVWGDEKTGFTCNTQQPGCNSVCYDQFFPISHIRLWALQLILVSTPALLVAMHVAHRRHIDKKLLKLSGRGTSPKDVEEIKNQKFKIVGALWWTYTVSIIFRIAFEAGFMYLFYAIYPGYKMLRLVKCDSYPCPNTVDCFVSRPTEKTIFTVFMLAASAVCVLLNVAELAYLVGRACARNLRRTEAPPKGVWLSQKLSSYKQNEINQLIAEHSLRAKLSGRSRNPVDKEEKCAAS is encoded by the exons ATGGTTGTAGAGCGCCAATTTCAAAGTAGCTTCAGCGTCACCAAAAGAGTTATTATTTACAAACTCTTAATCTTGGAGCAAATCAGAAACACACTGGAAAAAGAACTTCGAACTTTTACTGGAAAG GCAAACGAGGCGGTACAAGACTTTCTGAACATGACTGATGCAAAAGCTACGCGGGACTGCACCGAACTTATAACGAATTTAAATTTTAAGTGCAACATAATGAATCAGCTTGCAACATTTTTCCAGGAGCTCAAAGCGG GTATAGAGCCTCCATGTGGTTTAAAAATAACGGCAGTCACAGGAACGCTCTTTCCGTGCGTTCCGAGTACTCCTGTGTCGCATTGCACGTCTGGGAGCCGAGAGATTCGGGTCTCTGACATGCTTCACTTTGGACCCATGTTGCAGAACGCTCTAATGGCGACCTCTATAACGAATGCAGTGCAGACATTTGGAGCCATGCTATCGCTCCGCCATATACAGCTGGCCCTGGGCTCTCAGCCAGAGGTGGTCCTATGCTCTACTTCCTCCAGCTGTGAGGTTAACATTCAGGTGTGCGATTCACTGTCAGGAGATGAGAGGGAAAGCGTGCCAGTGGCGATCGATTGCGAGAGAGTGTATCCCCTTGAGGCACCAAGACGCCACCCTGGTCTGAAGAAAGGCTTCGAGGATGCACGTGCAGCCCTTGCAGAGAAGGTAAAGACCGTGGTTCAGCACATATCTCCACAATTCCCAGATTGGGGACAGGGAAATTGTCTCAGGGTTCAGCATCAGAAGCAAACCTCCTCTCAACTGATACACTTCATAAGGAGGAGTAGGGACACGGACTGTCTGGTGCAGGTCGCGTTCTTCAAAGGGAAACCATCAGCAAAGTCTCGGCCGGTCACAAATGAACAAGCAGCAGACAAGGAGAGCAAAGTCACAGTTAGTTTAGAGAAACAACAGTTTTCCAGTCTGGTCCCCGTGTTCAAACTGAAGCGGAACAGCAGTGCTGGCAGTCTAATCTACAGCTGCGTGGTGGCCACTAAGTGTGAGCTGTGGGATGTTGCTGATATCTTCACTGAGGAAGCCTGCTGTGTCTCTGAACGTCCTCTGGGACAGGACAGGGAGTCGCCCGTCGACTGCAGCGGCGACTCGTACTTCGAAGTCCTGGGGCTGTCGCGGCAGGGAGCCTCCTCCGCCACGCATGATGTCATCAGCGTGACACCAGCTCCCGCGAGCAGAGTCGACCCCGCTGCCAGAATCCCCGAGTTTAAAATCCGCAAGTTTGAAGAGATGGAGGTGACGGTCTCCCACCTGATCAGCCCCGGCGAGTTCTACGTCCAGCACGTGAGCTCAGAGCTGCAGCAGCTGTCTCGGATGATGGA TGGTCTTAAATCCCACAGCTCTCTCGCGCAGTTGAACTGCGTTCCAGACATGGGCACCTGTGTGGCCGGCTGGTTCCCCGAACATCAGCTCTGGTGCCGCGCTCAGGTGCTCCGAATCTGCGGCATGCAAGCAG AGGCCAGCCAGACTGTGGGCGAAGGGGAGGGGACTGGGGGAGACAGCAGGCACATTGAACTGGAGGTCCGGAGGATGGATTTCGGGGACACGGCCCGCGTCCCGCTGTACCACCTCAGAGAGCTGGACGCGCTGTCGGCCGCGGTGCCCCGGCAGGCCCTGCAGGTGGCGCTGGCGAAC GTATCTCCAGTGAATGGGCAGGACTGGACCCCGGATGCAGTGAGCTGGTTTAAGGATAAAGTGAACGGGAGGACCCTGTACGCCCGTCTGTACTCCCAGGGAAAAGACTTCAGGATAGAGCTCTTCATGGAGAAGGGAAAGATTGGAGCGATGAG GaggggctcctctctctctttgcgaCTGGCCCAAAATGGCCACGCCCACCACGCCAACCTGAAACGCATGAAAG GCAGTCTTCTGGACAGGACAAGGGGGAAGGTGTCGCAGTGGGAGAGACATCTCATTTCTTGTTATtctcaaa ACCTGGAAGCGAAAATGAACTGGGCGTCCTTTTATGCCGTGATAAGCGGCGTAAACAGGCATTCCACGGGCATCGGCCGCATTTGGCTCTCCGTCCTCTTCATCTTCCGCATCCTGGTGCTGGTGGTGGCGGCCGAGAGTGTCTGGGGCGACGAGAAGACAGGCTTCACCTGCAACACCCAGCAGCCGGGCTGCAACAGCGTCTGCTACGACCAGTTCTTCCCCATCTCGCACATCCGCCTGTGGGCCCTGCAGCTCATCCTGGTCTCCACCCCGGCTCTGCTGGTGGCCATGCACGTGGCGCATCGCCGCCACATCGACAAGAAGCTCCTCAAGCTGTCGGGCCGCGGCACCAGCCCCAAGGATGTGGAAGAGATCAAGAACCAGAAGTTCAAGATCGTcggcgccctctggtggacgTACACGGTCAGCATCATATTCCGCATCGCCTTCGAGGCTGGGTTCATGTACCTCTTCTACGCCATCTACCCTGGCTACAAGATGCTGCGGCTGGTCAAGTGCGACTCGTACCCCTGCCCGAACACGGTGGACTGCTTCGTGTCGCGACCCACGGAGAAGACCATCTTCACGGTCTTCATGCTGGCCGCGTCTGCAGTGTGCGTCCTCCTGAACGTGGCCGAGCTGGCCTACCTGGTGGGACGGGCCTGCGCCCGAAACCTGCGCCGCACAGAAGCCCCTCCGAAGGGCGTGTGGCTGTCCCAAAAGCTCTCCTCCTACAAGCAGAACGAGATAAACCAGCTGATCGCCGAGCACTCCCTGAGGGCCAAGCTCAGCGGAAGGAGCCGGAACCCTGTGGACAAGGAGGAGAAGTGCGCGGCGAGTTAG
- the LOC133124842 gene encoding solute carrier family 22 member 4-like has product MRDYDDITEFLGQKGPYFWTSFFLLNLMFINVGYGTMYIVFVGASSAHQCQIPENVNLTEAWRSASIPAEMVNGKIQYSSCKRYSLNEISKLSALNSSPVDINLTHIPQEGCVDGWTYDRSTFYSTIITEWDLVCDNEWKVPFTTSTYFIGILCGSVTSGQFSDRFGRKPVLFITLAAHFVFLLIHSFSPSWEFFCLVFFCVGICQTSVNVTAFVLGTETLSKWMQGLFAALGAFLHYCIGYMLLPAIAFGFRDWRTLLFVLACLTILHVPLWWLISESPRWLLSQGRVKEFEDILRYAADKNGVSLPDPIFKESELERFISYNEKKHTIIDVLKGRNIRVITIMCLLLWLAANLGYFGISLNTSNLSGDPYLNCFLSAAVEVPAYFTAVVIIKRCPRRPVISTFFCIGGGLLFFIQLIPENLTELAIFLELFGKFCFTMSFCVLYMYTAEVYPTVLRNSGVGICSSTSRIGSIMAPYVLYLGKWNPFLPYIILGSLTLGCCSVNLFLPETFNRTLPETLEQMQKFRGFNKCTKVEGREEHDQSITTELPQEVTLRECTF; this is encoded by the exons ATGAGAGACTATGATGATATCACAGAATTTCTGGGCCAGAAGGGACCTTATTTTTGGACATCTTTTTTTCTGCTTAACTTAATGTTCATCAACGTCGGATACGGTACTATGTAcattgtgtttgtgggtgcatCGTCCGCTCACCAGTGTCAGATACCCGAGAATGTCAACCTAACGGAAGCCTGGAGGAGTGCCAGCATTCCCGCAGAAATGGTGAATGGGAAGATTCAATACAGCTCGTGCAAGAGGTACAGTCTGAACGAAATCAGCAAGCTCTCGGCTCTCAACTCCAGCCCTGTGGACATAAACCTCACCCACATACCGCAGGAGGGCTGCGTTGACGGCTGGACGTATGACAGATCCACATTCTACTCCACTATTATCACTGAG TGGGACCTTGTTTGTGACAATGAGTGGAAAGTACCATTCACCACATCCACTTATTTCATCGGGATACTATGTGGATCTGTCACGTCTGGGCAATTCTCAGACAG GTTTGGAAGAAAGCCCGTTCTTTTCATCACTCTTGCGGCACACTTCGTCTTCCTGCTTATACATTCCTTCTCTCCATCATGGGAATTTTTTTGCctggtgtttttttgtgtgggcATTTGTCAAACGTCTGTGAATGTGACAGCATTTGTTCTTG GGACAGAAACACTAAGCAAATGGATGCAGGGCCTCTTCGCGGCCCTTGGAGCGTTCCTCCATTATTGCATTGGCTACATGCTGCTGCCCGCCATAGCCTTCGGCTTTAGAGACTGGAGAACTCTGCTCTTCGTCTTGGCCTGTCTGACCATCCTGCATGTCCCATTATGGTG GTTGATTTCAGAGTCTCCCCGTTGGTTACTGTCCCAAGGCAGAGTAAAGGAGTTTGAAGACATTCTGAGATACGCTGCCGACAAGAATGGGGTCTCACTCCCAGACCCCATCTTCAAGGAATCAGAG TTGGAACGTTTCATTTcttacaatgaaaaaaaacacactatcATTGATGTTCTGAAAGGCAGAAATATCAGAGTCATCACAATCATGTGTTTGTTATTATG GCTAGCAGCAAACCTAGGGTACTTTGGGATTTCTTTAAACACATCCAACTTGAGCGGAGATCCATACCTCAATTGTTTCCTGTCTGCAGCTGTTGAAGTCCCGGCATATTTCACTGCTGTTGTGATTATCAAGCGCTGTCCCAGAAGACCAGTTATCTCCACCTTTTTCTGTATAGGAGGGGGTCTCCTCTTCTTCATTCAGCTCATCCCAGAAA ATCTCACAGAGCTGGCGATATTCCTGGAGCTGTTTGGGAAATTTTGCTTCACCATGTCCTTCTGTGTGCTGTACATGTACACGGCTGAGGTGTACCCAACCGTGCTGCGCAACAGTGGCGTTGGTATATGTTCTTCTACCTCACGCATTGGGAGTATCATGGCCCCATATGTGCTGTACCTAG GTAAATGGAACCCATTTCTGCCCTACATCATCTTAGGAAGTCTCACCTTGGGGTGCTGTTCTGTCAACCTCTTCCTGCCAGAGACTTTTAATCGGACACTGCCCGAAACTCTGGAGCAAATGCAGAAGTTCAGGGG GTTTAACAAGTGTACCAAAGTAGAGGGCCGTGAAGAACATGACCAATCCATTACCACAGAATTACCAcaggaagtcacattgagagAGTGTACATTCTAA
- the LOC133123970 gene encoding transforming growth factor beta activator LRRC32-like — MVAAAFLCVLLALWSGSRGDSSAFHKARGTSSTPPGCVKVNLEKLSCSNLNLTSVPARVEPGLRRLDVSNNRIRDTGVLDLRSLQELDASGNGLRFLHEGTFQGMFRLRTLILAGNALNEDADSSSVAFWDLLGLHSLDMSSNGLNDSGAKLYLDKIYSLNHLKLAGNALTKLTSSLFSRSHLLRSLDVENNLILDIEEGTFEALKRLAWLNLAGNNLACICDFRLHGLKFLNLSRNSIEFFLTHYSNDSYQLEKLDLSYNSLLYFPMLPKINKLRYLHLQNNKLGILVPERSILEASSLYEEIHYGTEGSYEMYSDQSLELLAHLDLSNNQLTSFPSETLSYLPSLEALNMSSNCLHGFGHSAIQKNGSQSGAQKPELLPSLRSLDLQRNQIRSLGLAEALPEIETLNLWSNLVNPCPGNQSEPLQPRNTSGAPCVSFSTVKTLRHLNLGENGIKTLFPHTFQHTPLVSLDLSGNQAMTMVGGALEGLQGTLELLSISGNEMQSSDLSLQCFGVLRRLDLAWNRLEVLPDSLGCSPLRELDLRHNDFALLDEHLLTWPASRLEAVFVSGNAFNCCTAGWLENLRGAKVRIPDLDEATCFYSRNGAMSARSLSDYYKLCHPRPKLVITIVTLLTASLVSLIIIIILLLVKGGSCKKCSSLNLKSNKVASIQYCNNEQSAVPVAKINMYDSDHK; from the coding sequence GTCAATCTTGAGAAGCTGTCCTGCAGCAACCTGAACCTCACCTCCGTTCCCGCCAGAGTGGAGCCGGGGCTAAGGAGACTGGACGTGTCCAACAACCGGATCAGAGACACGGGTGTGCTGGACCTGAGGTCTCTGCAGGAGCTTGACGCCAGTGGGAATGGGCTGCGATTCCTGCATGAGGGGACGTTCCAGGGGATGTTTAGACTGCGTACACTGATCCTCGCAGGGAACGCTCTGAATGAGGACGCTGACTCCAGCAGCGTTGCATTCTGGGACCTGCTCGGGCTCCACAGCCTGGACATGTCCTCCAACGGTCTGAACGACAGCGGCGCAAAACTCTACTTGGACAAAATCTATTCTCTGAACCACTTGAAACTCGCGGGTAATGCCctcaccaagctcacgtccTCGCTCTTCTCCAGGAGCCATCTACTCAGGAGCCTCGATGTGGAAAACAACCTCATCCTGGACATCGAGGAGGGCACGTTTGAGGCCCTCAAGAGGTTGGCCTGGTTGAACCTGGCAGGTAACAACCTGGCCTGCATATGTGATTTTAGACTTCATGGGCTCAAGTTTCTGAACCTCAGCAGAAACTCCATAGAGTTCTTCCTCACCCATTATAGTAATGATTCATATCAGCTGGAAAAGCTTGACCTGAGCTACAACAGCCTCCTTTATTTTCCCATGctccccaaaataaataaattgcgaTATCTCCATTTACAGAACAACAAGCTGGGCATCTTAGTACCAGAAAGATCCATTTTAGAAGCAAGCTCTCTGTATGAGGAAATACATTACGGAACAGAGGGAAGCTATGAGATGTATTCTGATCAGAGCCTGGAGCTACTGGCTCACTTGGACTTGAGCAACAATCAGTTGACATCTTTCCCTTCAGAAACTCTGAGCTACTTGCCTTCCCTGGAGGCCTTGAACATGAGCAGCAACTGCCTGCATGGTTTTGGCCACAGTGCCATCCAAAAAAACGGCAGCCAATCGGGCGCCCAGAAGCCAGAGCTCCTCCCCTCATTGCGTTCCCTGGACCTGCAACGCAATCAGATTCGGTCCCTCGGACTGGCCGAGGCCCTGCCAGAGATAGAAACGCTAAACCTCTGGAGCAACCTGGTGAACCCATGCCCTGGCAACCAATCAGAGCCTTTGCAACCAAGGAACACCAGCGGTGCCCCCTGTGTCTCATTCAGTACAGTCAAAACTCTGAGACACCTCAACCTCGGAGAGAATGGTATCAAGACTCTGTTCCCACACACGTTCCAGCACACTCCTCTGGTGTCCTTGGATCTTTCCGGAAACCAGGCCATGACAATGGTGGGAGGTGCCCTTGAAGGCCTGCAGGGGACCCTGGAGCTGCTTAGCATATCCGGAAATGAGATGCAGAGCTCAGACCTCAGTTTGCAGTGTTTTGGGGTGCTAAGGAGACTGGATCTGGCCTGGAACAGGCTGGAGGTTCTACCCGACTCTCTGGGCTGCTCCCCACTGCGGGAACTGGATCTGAGGCACAACGATTTCGCCTTGCTCGACGAGCATCTCCTCACCTGGCCAGCTTCACGTCTGGAGGCTGTTTTTGTCTCTGGCAACGCTTTCAACTGCTGTACCGCTGGGTGGCTGGAGAACCTGCGAGGGGCTAAGGTTCGCATCCCCGACCTGGATGAAGCCACCTGTTTCTACAGCCGCAATGGGGCCATGTCTGCTCGTTCGTTAAGCGACTATTACAAACTGTGCCACCCCCGTCCAAAACTTGTTATCACGATAGTTACTCTTCTCACTGCTTCACTTGTGTCCCtgatcattatcatcatcttaCTCCTGGTTAAAGGAGGCTCTTGCAAAAAATGCTCTTCTCTCAATTTGAAAAGCAACAAAGTTGCTTCAATTCAGTATTGTAACAATGAGCAGTCGGCTGTCCCTGTGGCTAAAATCAACATGTATGACAGTGACCATAAGTAG